In the genome of Ancylomarina subtilis, one region contains:
- the pyrH gene encoding UMP kinase: MLQYKRVLLKLSGESLMGEQQYGIDSQRLNDYAEQIKEIVVQGVQVGIVIGGGNIFRGLSGASKGFDRVKGDSMGMLATVINSLALNSALEAINCKSRVLTAIRMEPIGEFYSKQKAVDYLEEGYVTIFSAGTGNPYFTTDTGSSLRGIEIEADVMLKGTRVDGVYTADPEKDPSATKYDKISFDEVYHKDLRVMDLTATTMCKENNLPIVVFDMDTKGNLLKVINGENIGTLVHV, encoded by the coding sequence ATGTTACAATACAAACGTGTCTTACTGAAACTTAGCGGAGAGTCGCTAATGGGAGAGCAACAATACGGTATCGATTCTCAAAGATTAAATGACTATGCAGAGCAGATTAAAGAAATTGTAGTCCAAGGAGTGCAAGTTGGTATTGTGATAGGGGGAGGTAATATCTTTCGAGGCCTCAGTGGAGCTTCCAAAGGCTTTGATCGTGTTAAAGGAGACTCTATGGGGATGTTGGCTACTGTAATTAATAGTTTGGCCTTAAATTCCGCTCTTGAAGCAATCAATTGTAAGTCAAGAGTACTTACAGCAATTAGAATGGAGCCTATAGGCGAGTTTTATTCAAAACAAAAGGCTGTTGATTATCTTGAGGAAGGTTATGTGACTATTTTCTCAGCGGGTACGGGAAATCCATATTTTACAACAGATACAGGCTCCTCACTACGTGGGATCGAAATTGAAGCGGATGTTATGCTGAAGGGAACTCGTGTTGATGGGGTTTATACTGCAGATCCTGAAAAAGATCCTTCGGCAACAAAATATGACAAGATCAGTTTTGATGAAGTTTATCACAAAGATTTAAGGGTGATGGACTTAACAGCAACAACCATGTGTAAGGAAAATAATCTTCCAATTGTCGTTTTTGATATGGATACCAAAGGGAATTTGCTGAAAGTAATTAATGGCGAAAACATAGGAACCTTGGTTCACGTATAA
- the tsf gene encoding translation elongation factor Ts, with protein MSIKAADVAKLRKATGAGMMDCKKALVETNGDFDKAVEEIRKKGMAIANKRADREATEGVVLAKVSEDKKSGAMITLNCETDFVAKNDSFVEFAGKILDVAIANKPADLEALKAMELDGRKIEELVTEQTGVIGEKIDLSFFDKVEAESTVAYIHAGNKLATLIGFNKEIDAQMGRDVAMQAAAMAPVAIDKDGVAEDIVAKELEIAKEKARLEGKPEQMLDKIAQGRLGKFFKESTLLNQDFVKDGKMNVKQYLATADKDLTVTAMMRFTLNA; from the coding sequence ATGTCTATAAAAGCAGCAGATGTAGCTAAGTTGCGTAAAGCAACTGGCGCAGGTATGATGGATTGCAAAAAAGCTCTTGTTGAAACCAATGGTGATTTTGACAAAGCGGTTGAGGAAATCCGTAAAAAAGGGATGGCTATTGCTAATAAACGTGCTGACAGAGAAGCAACTGAAGGTGTGGTTTTAGCAAAGGTATCTGAAGATAAGAAATCAGGAGCAATGATTACTTTGAACTGTGAAACTGACTTCGTTGCTAAGAACGATAGTTTTGTTGAATTTGCAGGTAAGATTCTTGATGTAGCTATCGCTAATAAGCCAGCTGACCTAGAAGCTTTAAAAGCTATGGAATTAGATGGTAGAAAGATTGAAGAGCTTGTAACTGAACAAACTGGTGTGATCGGTGAAAAAATCGATCTAAGTTTCTTCGATAAAGTTGAGGCTGAATCAACAGTTGCTTATATTCACGCTGGTAACAAACTAGCGACTCTTATTGGTTTCAATAAGGAAATTGATGCGCAAATGGGTCGTGATGTTGCTATGCAAGCTGCAGCTATGGCACCAGTTGCTATCGATAAGGATGGTGTAGCTGAAGATATCGTTGCAAAAGAATTGGAAATTGCTAAAGAAAAGGCTCGCCTTGAAGGTAAGCCTGAGCAAATGCTAGATAAAATTGCACAAGGTCGTTTAGGTAAATTCTTTAAAGAGTCTACTTTATTAAACCAAGATTTTGTAAAAGACGGTAAGATGAACGTTAAGCAATATTTAGCAACAGCAGATAAAGATTTAACTGTAACTGCTATGATGCGTTTCACTTTGAATGCTTAA
- the rpsB gene encoding 30S ribosomal protein S2 codes for MSNTTFEELLEAGCHFGHLTRKWNPKMAPYIFMERNGIHIIDLHKTAVKVDDAAAALKQIAKSGRKILFVATKKQAKGIVSEKVSNVNMPYVTERWPGGMLTNFPTIRKAVKKMSTIDKMEADGTLNHLSKRERLQVSRQRAKLEKNLGSIADLTRLPAALFVVDVMKEYIAVKEANRLGIPVFAMVDTNSSPEGVEFVIPANDDASNSISIILDKVTGAIQEGLSERKNEKEKEAADKKTAKAKKAPKEEAAPEAKATEDVAKDKE; via the coding sequence ATGTCTAATACTACATTTGAAGAATTATTAGAAGCAGGTTGTCACTTTGGTCACTTGACCAGAAAATGGAATCCAAAAATGGCTCCTTATATTTTTATGGAGCGTAACGGTATTCACATTATCGACTTGCATAAAACCGCCGTAAAAGTAGACGATGCTGCTGCAGCATTGAAACAAATTGCAAAATCGGGTAGAAAAATCTTATTCGTTGCAACTAAGAAACAAGCTAAAGGTATTGTATCTGAAAAAGTAAGCAACGTAAACATGCCATATGTAACTGAGCGTTGGCCAGGTGGTATGTTGACCAACTTCCCTACTATCAGAAAGGCAGTGAAAAAGATGTCAACTATTGACAAAATGGAAGCTGATGGTACATTGAACCACCTTTCTAAAAGAGAAAGACTACAAGTATCTCGTCAGAGAGCTAAGTTAGAGAAAAACTTAGGTAGCATTGCTGATCTGACCAGATTGCCAGCAGCTTTGTTTGTAGTTGACGTAATGAAAGAATACATCGCTGTTAAAGAAGCTAACCGTTTGGGAATTCCTGTATTTGCTATGGTAGATACAAACTCAAGCCCAGAAGGTGTGGAATTTGTTATTCCAGCTAATGACGATGCTTCTAACTCAATTTCTATTATTTTAGATAAAGTAACTGGAGCTATTCAGGAAGGTTTATCAGAAAGAAAGAACGAGAAAGAGAAAGAAGCTGCTGATAAGAAAACAGCTAAGGCTAAAAAAGCTCCTAAAGAAGAAGCAGCTCCAGAAGCTAAGGCAACTGAAGATGTAGCAAAAGATAAGGAGTAA
- the rpsI gene encoding 30S ribosomal protein S9, whose amino-acid sequence MEVINAIGRRKAAVARVYVSEGKGQITINKKELKEYFTTGTLQYIVTQPLNLLEVADKYDIKVNLDGGGVTGQAEALRLAISRALVKIDAESKSALRTAGFMTRDPREVERKKPGQPKARKKFQFSKR is encoded by the coding sequence ATGGAAGTTATTAATGCTATTGGACGTAGAAAAGCAGCAGTTGCTCGTGTATACGTTAGCGAAGGTAAAGGTCAGATTACCATCAATAAAAAAGAGCTTAAAGAGTACTTTACTACCGGGACTCTTCAGTACATCGTTACTCAGCCATTAAACCTTCTTGAGGTTGCTGATAAGTATGATATCAAGGTTAACCTTGATGGAGGAGGAGTAACTGGTCAAGCGGAAGCACTTCGTTTGGCTATTTCTAGAGCTCTAGTGAAAATCGATGCAGAATCTAAATCAGCATTGAGAACTGCTGGATTCATGACACGTGACCCACGTGAGGTTGAACGTAAGAAACCAGGTCAACCAAAAGCTCGTAAGAAATTTCAATTTAGCAAGCGTTAA
- the rplM gene encoding 50S ribosomal protein L13, whose product MDTLSYKTVSANKATATKEWVVIDAENEVLGRLASKVALLLRGKLKPNYTPHVDCGDNVIIINAEKIRLTGKKMSDKQYIRYTGYPGGQRFANPEIVLAKHPERVIEMAVKGMLPKNRLGSQLYRNLNVYAGPEHKHEAQQPKKLDLNTIK is encoded by the coding sequence GTGGATACATTAAGTTACAAAACAGTTTCTGCCAATAAAGCAACTGCTACTAAAGAGTGGGTTGTTATTGATGCAGAAAATGAAGTATTGGGACGTCTTGCTTCTAAAGTAGCATTGTTGCTAAGAGGTAAGTTGAAGCCAAACTACACTCCTCATGTTGATTGTGGAGATAACGTGATTATTATCAATGCTGAGAAAATCCGTTTGACAGGTAAGAAAATGTCTGATAAGCAGTATATCCGTTACACTGGTTACCCAGGGGGACAGCGTTTTGCAAATCCGGAAATTGTTCTTGCAAAGCACCCTGAGAGAGTGATTGAGATGGCTGTAAAAGGTATGCTTCCTAAAAATCGTTTAGGTAGCCAACTTTACAGAAACCTTAACGTATATGCAGGTCCTGAGCACAAGCATGAAGCTCAGCAGCCTAAGAAATTAGATTTAAACACTATTAAATAA
- the atpG gene encoding ATP synthase F1 subunit gamma, whose amino-acid sequence MANLKEIRTRISSVEKTKQVTAAMKMVSAAKLKKAQDAILQIRPYADKLHEILGSLSGSLSDSEDNIYGSERKADKVLLVAITSNKGLCGAFNSNVIKRVNELAKGVYSSQRAQGNLKVLTIGKKGFKDLSKAYQVIGHHNELFDDMSFENTSAIASSIMKEYVAGNYDKVELVYNRFKNAGVQILTNEQFLPIVNDENEDANAHSDYIFEPGKEAIVSELVPKSLKTQFFGAMLDSVASEHGARMTSMHKATDNASDLIQELKLHYNQARQAAITNEILEIVSGANALAQ is encoded by the coding sequence ATGGCCAATTTAAAAGAAATACGTACCCGAATTTCATCCGTAGAGAAAACCAAACAGGTTACTGCTGCTATGAAAATGGTATCTGCTGCCAAGCTGAAGAAAGCTCAGGATGCGATTTTGCAAATTCGCCCTTATGCTGACAAATTGCATGAAATTTTGGGGAGTTTATCAGGAAGTCTGAGCGATTCGGAGGATAATATTTATGGCAGTGAGCGTAAGGCTGATAAAGTCTTATTGGTTGCTATAACTTCAAATAAAGGTTTGTGTGGCGCTTTCAATTCGAATGTAATTAAGCGTGTAAATGAGCTTGCTAAGGGTGTTTATTCTAGTCAGAGAGCACAAGGAAATTTGAAGGTTCTTACCATTGGTAAGAAAGGGTTTAAAGACTTGTCTAAAGCTTATCAGGTTATTGGCCACCACAATGAGCTTTTTGATGATATGAGCTTTGAAAATACGTCTGCAATTGCAAGTTCAATTATGAAGGAGTATGTTGCAGGGAATTACGATAAAGTTGAATTGGTGTATAATCGATTTAAGAATGCAGGCGTTCAAATTTTGACTAACGAGCAATTTTTACCTATTGTAAATGATGAGAATGAAGATGCAAATGCTCATTCGGACTATATTTTCGAACCAGGGAAAGAAGCTATTGTTAGTGAATTAGTCCCCAAATCATTGAAAACACAATTCTTTGGTGCTATGCTCGATTCTGTTGCTTCAGAGCACGGAGCTCGAATGACATCAATGCATAAGGCAACTGATAATGCAAGTGATTTAATTCAGGAGCTTAAACTTCATTACAATCAGGCTCGTCAGGCTGCAATTACGAACGAAATTCTTGAGATTGTTTCCGGAGCAAATGCTCTTGCTCAATAA